The following proteins come from a genomic window of Corynebacterium falsenii:
- a CDS encoding S9 family peptidase produces the protein MRHSSAPSIAPNGTAIAYIVRDGGYPYVVQAQLTDSGVAEERPVQLPVEGPALRVLHSPDAQWIACEVSPKGSEKLETFTVSTDPAVPGATALRTTFDAKTTLVEWDGQNLAMDAVASDGMAEARLVNPNSSRYQVMDRRLDSLLVASEAGYCLMRVGPRGNRELLLVTPSGRWIPLLPPEPGAATEVGRILPIVDDHLVVLVVTDHGGDRKRIMRLVVELNSETGAYPVRTECEELISSPEADVDEFVISEDLSTAAVLWNQGGVSQLELLSLGENQRVQVRRAVELPGMVAAHLSITDDGSLLALTVEGPNLPPTVEVLRIEAGRVEPVDAARSERLEERSRLGEVPELVRYTARDGLELSGWLYLPPKPAPKRPVYVHLHGGPEGQSRPSNHDVLSALVDAGITVFTPNIRGSKGNGRSFSHADDRYGRFAAVDDVADSVHFLLDADLTSPDQVVVGGRSYGGFLAALVGVRHPHVCTGIIDACGMTSFETYFESTEPWLASAASPKYGYPMHDAELLMEISPLYKADQIKAKMLLIHGENDTNVPVQESLQFREALVASGNEPELLIVPGEGHQFVKPESRELIAETMLNFFARLGCIPERDN, from the coding sequence ATGCGCCATTCTTCCGCACCGTCCATCGCCCCCAACGGCACAGCCATCGCCTACATCGTCCGCGACGGCGGCTACCCCTATGTTGTCCAAGCCCAATTGACGGACTCCGGGGTGGCAGAAGAGCGGCCCGTGCAGCTTCCCGTGGAAGGACCGGCCCTGCGCGTGCTGCATTCGCCGGATGCCCAATGGATCGCCTGCGAAGTGTCGCCGAAGGGCTCCGAGAAGCTGGAAACGTTCACGGTCTCCACGGATCCTGCCGTGCCGGGAGCCACGGCGCTGCGCACCACCTTCGATGCGAAGACCACGCTGGTGGAGTGGGACGGGCAGAACCTCGCCATGGACGCCGTGGCTTCCGACGGCATGGCCGAAGCGCGCCTGGTGAACCCCAATTCCTCGCGGTATCAGGTGATGGATCGCCGGTTGGATTCCCTACTCGTGGCCTCCGAGGCCGGGTACTGCCTCATGCGCGTGGGGCCCCGTGGCAACCGCGAGCTGCTGCTGGTCACCCCGAGCGGCCGGTGGATCCCGCTGCTGCCCCCAGAGCCGGGAGCTGCCACGGAGGTGGGGCGCATCCTCCCCATCGTGGACGATCACCTCGTGGTCTTAGTGGTGACCGATCACGGCGGCGACCGCAAGCGCATCATGCGCTTGGTCGTGGAGCTGAACTCGGAGACGGGCGCGTACCCGGTGCGCACGGAATGCGAGGAGCTCATCAGCAGCCCGGAAGCGGACGTGGACGAGTTCGTCATCAGCGAGGATCTCTCCACCGCCGCAGTGCTGTGGAACCAGGGTGGCGTGTCGCAGCTGGAGTTGTTGAGCCTGGGGGAGAATCAGCGCGTGCAGGTGCGCCGGGCGGTCGAGTTGCCCGGCATGGTCGCCGCGCACCTCTCCATTACCGACGATGGCTCCCTGCTCGCGCTCACGGTCGAGGGGCCGAACCTGCCGCCGACGGTGGAGGTGCTGCGCATCGAGGCCGGACGGGTCGAGCCCGTGGACGCGGCCCGCTCGGAGCGCCTCGAGGAACGCTCGCGCCTGGGCGAGGTTCCCGAACTGGTGCGCTACACCGCCCGGGACGGCCTGGAGCTGTCCGGGTGGCTGTATTTGCCGCCGAAGCCCGCGCCGAAGCGCCCGGTGTATGTGCATCTGCATGGCGGGCCGGAGGGGCAATCGCGGCCGAGCAACCACGACGTGCTCTCGGCCCTCGTGGACGCCGGCATCACGGTCTTCACGCCCAACATTCGCGGCAGTAAGGGCAATGGCCGCAGTTTTTCCCACGCGGATGATCGCTACGGCCGTTTCGCCGCGGTCGATGATGTTGCCGACTCGGTTCATTTTTTGCTCGACGCCGACCTCACGTCGCCCGACCAGGTCGTAGTGGGTGGTCGGAGCTACGGGGGATTCCTGGCCGCATTGGTGGGGGTGCGCCATCCGCACGTGTGCACGGGCATTATCGACGCGTGTGGCATGACGAGCTTCGAGACGTATTTTGAGTCCACGGAGCCGTGGTTGGCCTCGGCCGCGTCCCCGAAGTACGGCTACCCGATGCACGATGCCGAATTGCTCATGGAAATCTCGCCGCTGTACAAGGCCGATCAGATCAAGGCGAAGATGCTTCTTATCCACGGCGAGAATGACACGAACGTGCCGGTGCAGGAATCTCTGCAGTTCCGGGAGGCCCTGGTGGCGTCGGGCAACGAGCCGGAGTTGCTGATCGTCCCGGGCGAGGGCCACCAGTTCGTCAAGCCGGAATCGCGGGAGTTGATCGCGGAGACGATGCTGAACTTCTTCGCTCGGCTGGGCTGCATTCCCGAGCGCGACAACTAG
- a CDS encoding AAA family ATPase → MTCANPATILIDGRSGSGKTTLAAQLAAAMADVTGSQPQIVHMDDVYRGWWGLASAKKILSENILARTDAGFRTWDWYAEAEGDWQAIDPRRDLIVEGCGALNRDALAAAEQRSGERVLTVLVHAPADVRRRRALARDPEFASHWAMWARQEDEHFAEMPAAHIEVDTAGDAGTD, encoded by the coding sequence GTGACGTGCGCTAACCCAGCCACCATCCTCATCGACGGGCGCAGCGGATCAGGGAAGACAACACTTGCCGCGCAACTAGCCGCCGCGATGGCCGACGTGACAGGCAGCCAGCCCCAGATCGTCCATATGGATGATGTGTACCGGGGATGGTGGGGTTTGGCGTCGGCGAAAAAGATTCTCAGCGAGAACATCCTGGCGCGCACGGACGCGGGCTTTCGCACATGGGATTGGTACGCGGAGGCGGAGGGTGATTGGCAGGCAATCGACCCGCGCCGAGACCTCATCGTGGAGGGTTGCGGGGCGCTGAACCGAGACGCGCTCGCCGCGGCCGAACAGCGATCGGGCGAGCGTGTGCTGACTGTGCTGGTCCACGCCCCGGCCGACGTGCGCAGGCGCCGGGCGCTGGCGCGCGACCCGGAGTTCGCCAGTCACTGGGCCATGTGGGCTAGGCAAGAGGATGAGCACTTCGCAGAAATGCCTGCGGCCCACATTGAGGTTGATACGGCCGGGGATGCCGGCACCGATTAG
- a CDS encoding alpha/beta hydrolase family esterase has product MQPRQPRPTPEIFYRRRRIAAAVLIVGAVLFAAGIGAGAQWLTGWSEEDWAAHTSVREPADYAPTSAVAITETQTAPLAAEPQARVPEHDRPLHNPPAPGQTREVTINSGGVERKMLVVVPAGAVPAHNQAGKPTPLILSFHGYRETPESMSRYTGFEGDGAIVVYPRGLGESWEGAPYSKAKDGQDVQFTKDILDAMSSTYSVDVHRIYAAGMSNGGGFAAKLACEIPEQFTAIAAVAGAYYPGTWRGCSEQKSQPAGAANVSFAPGPSVPFLEIHGRKDDTIGYDGGTRHGTPYLGAMQFSSLYAGRSGCFGAPITTRVTDKILRVQWPSCYGNGEVTHLAIADAGHTWPGETTGEAGVTSKDSFAKRRSNAVTATSEITAFFDRHQSA; this is encoded by the coding sequence GTGCAACCTCGGCAACCTCGCCCCACCCCAGAGATCTTCTACCGTAGACGGCGCATCGCCGCTGCGGTTCTCATCGTTGGGGCGGTATTGTTCGCCGCAGGCATCGGAGCAGGTGCCCAATGGCTCACGGGCTGGTCAGAAGAAGACTGGGCGGCGCACACCAGCGTGCGCGAACCGGCCGATTACGCCCCCACCTCCGCCGTGGCAATCACGGAAACCCAGACCGCTCCGCTCGCAGCGGAACCGCAAGCCCGCGTGCCGGAACACGATCGTCCGCTGCACAACCCACCCGCACCCGGGCAAACGCGGGAGGTCACGATCAACTCTGGTGGCGTCGAACGAAAAATGCTGGTGGTCGTACCCGCTGGCGCGGTGCCCGCTCACAACCAGGCGGGCAAGCCCACCCCGCTTATCCTGAGCTTCCACGGCTACCGTGAAACGCCGGAATCGATGTCCCGGTACACCGGGTTTGAGGGGGACGGTGCCATTGTGGTGTACCCCCGAGGCCTCGGTGAATCGTGGGAAGGTGCGCCCTACTCGAAGGCCAAGGACGGCCAAGATGTGCAGTTTACGAAGGACATCCTCGACGCGATGTCTTCTACCTACAGCGTGGATGTGCACCGTATCTACGCCGCAGGCATGTCCAACGGTGGCGGGTTCGCGGCGAAGTTGGCGTGCGAGATTCCGGAGCAGTTCACGGCCATCGCTGCGGTGGCAGGTGCCTACTATCCCGGCACGTGGCGCGGCTGCTCAGAGCAGAAGTCGCAACCGGCTGGTGCCGCAAATGTCTCGTTTGCGCCGGGCCCCAGTGTGCCGTTCCTGGAGATCCACGGCCGCAAGGACGATACGATCGGCTACGACGGCGGAACCCGTCACGGCACCCCCTATCTCGGTGCGATGCAGTTTTCGAGCCTGTACGCCGGACGATCCGGATGCTTCGGCGCGCCCATCACCACCCGCGTGACGGATAAGATCCTGCGCGTGCAGTGGCCCAGCTGCTACGGAAACGGGGAGGTCACCCACCTAGCCATCGCAGATGCGGGCCACACGTGGCCTGGCGAAACGACGGGTGAGGCGGGCGTGACCTCTAAGGATAGCTTCGCCAAGCGCCGCTCTAACGCCGTGACGGCCACGAGCGAAATCACAGCGTTTTTCGACCGCCACCAGTCGGCATAG
- a CDS encoding DUF4272 domain-containing protein: MSIFVNAYSTIRQEVPFHGSGSSGEAIALRTLADLDADKPFPVRPDADPHLISEAAELKNHLNGFYNYAVEQGVERAGEYTTVTHAVGQHIRHVCCNYAFERPDGFGPEDLREFAPWAAQTNSIFFFPDGTVRNADGVDLLDPALADRTPPVLPPVTAESFNRMQRIRGELWNSGIRISPLLPPVRSEKEILLRTPEEMFTRATTLAVVGTVAGFVLEDRPVDFVELRGGSRFAFDSFTETEQEFIARIESVQDAAGAPRYTEADNQAAFQLHWGFIAAELLAWAVGLVEIDTAQLYPADLSVLRGALRAAGRQDNVADALRLRDLSEICDLFERTFSLRWYAVEQDVSGAPSADGANGTVGANQAVHIEPVESSILLERHRAFAWMTVQDVPFDQVDLST, encoded by the coding sequence ATGAGCATCTTCGTTAACGCCTACTCCACCATTCGCCAGGAGGTTCCCTTCCACGGCTCCGGCTCCTCCGGGGAAGCGATCGCCCTGCGGACCCTCGCCGACCTAGATGCGGACAAGCCGTTCCCGGTGCGTCCCGATGCCGACCCGCATCTCATTTCGGAAGCCGCCGAGCTGAAGAATCACCTCAACGGTTTTTACAACTACGCCGTGGAACAGGGCGTGGAGCGGGCCGGGGAATACACCACCGTGACCCACGCCGTTGGCCAGCACATCCGCCACGTGTGCTGCAATTACGCCTTCGAGCGCCCCGATGGGTTCGGCCCGGAGGATCTCCGCGAGTTCGCCCCGTGGGCCGCGCAGACCAATAGCATCTTCTTCTTCCCGGATGGCACCGTCCGCAACGCCGATGGCGTGGACTTGCTGGATCCGGCATTGGCGGACCGCACCCCGCCGGTGCTGCCTCCGGTGACTGCGGAGTCGTTTAACCGCATGCAGCGCATCCGTGGCGAGCTGTGGAATAGCGGCATTCGCATTTCCCCGCTGCTGCCCCCGGTGCGTTCGGAAAAGGAGATCCTGCTGCGCACCCCGGAGGAGATGTTCACCCGCGCGACCACGTTGGCTGTGGTCGGCACGGTGGCCGGGTTCGTGCTGGAGGATCGCCCGGTGGACTTCGTTGAACTGCGTGGCGGCTCCCGCTTCGCCTTCGATTCCTTCACGGAGACGGAACAGGAGTTCATCGCCCGCATCGAAAGCGTTCAGGACGCCGCCGGTGCCCCGCGCTACACCGAGGCTGATAACCAAGCCGCGTTCCAACTGCACTGGGGCTTCATCGCCGCTGAGCTGCTGGCCTGGGCGGTCGGGCTCGTGGAGATCGATACGGCCCAGCTGTACCCCGCCGACCTATCGGTGCTCCGCGGGGCTCTGCGCGCCGCGGGTCGCCAGGATAACGTTGCGGATGCGCTGCGCCTGCGGGATCTCAGCGAGATCTGCGACCTGTTCGAGCGCACGTTCTCGCTGCGGTGGTACGCGGTGGAGCAGGACGTTTCGGGCGCCCCGAGCGCTGACGGCGCTAACGGCACTGTCGGCGCTAATCAGGCAGTGCACATCGAGCCGGTGGAATCCTCGATCCTGCTGGAGCGCCACCGCGCCTTCGCCTGGATGACCGTTCAGGATGTTCCCTTCGACCAGGTCGATCTCTCCACCTAA
- a CDS encoding alpha-hydroxy acid oxidase, which yields MAKIPRQVPNPAEIFELLQFKKPTLNLKQRRLDDAQTIWDLRDIAKRRTPSAAFDYTDGAADDEISMNRARQAFRDIEFHPSILRDVSQVDTTCEIFGGSSALPFGIAPTGFTRLMQTEGEHAGASAAGRAGIPFSLSTLGTASIEDVKKANPHGRNFFQLYVMRDRDISYGLVERAAKAGFDTLLFTVDTPVAGARLRDKRNGFSIPPQISLGTVLDAIPRPWWWWDFLTTPPLEFASLTSTGGTVGELVNKAMDPTIQFSDLTTIRDMWPGKIVVKGVQNLPDAVQLAESGVDGIILSNHGGRQLDRAPVPFQLLPEVVKELGPDFDVAMDTGIMHGADIVAAIAKGAKFTFIGRAYLYGLMAGGEAGVMRTIQILEEQIRRTMQLLQVSTLDELTPEHVTQLNTLDLNRVNGVPAQEQNSLPR from the coding sequence ATGGCAAAAATCCCACGCCAAGTTCCCAACCCCGCAGAGATCTTTGAACTCCTCCAGTTCAAAAAGCCCACGCTGAACCTCAAGCAGCGCCGCCTTGACGATGCCCAGACCATCTGGGACTTGCGAGACATCGCCAAGCGCCGCACGCCCTCCGCCGCGTTCGACTACACCGACGGGGCCGCAGACGATGAGATCTCCATGAACCGAGCTCGCCAGGCGTTCCGCGACATCGAGTTCCACCCGTCGATCCTCCGCGACGTTTCCCAGGTCGATACCACCTGCGAGATCTTCGGCGGATCCTCCGCGCTGCCGTTCGGCATCGCCCCGACCGGCTTCACCCGCCTCATGCAGACCGAGGGTGAGCACGCGGGAGCCTCAGCCGCCGGCCGCGCTGGGATCCCGTTCAGCCTCTCCACGCTGGGAACCGCCTCCATCGAGGACGTCAAGAAGGCCAACCCCCACGGGCGCAACTTCTTCCAGCTCTACGTGATGCGCGACCGCGATATTTCCTACGGCCTCGTGGAGCGCGCAGCCAAGGCGGGCTTCGATACCCTCCTGTTCACCGTGGACACCCCGGTCGCGGGTGCGCGCTTGCGCGATAAGCGCAACGGATTCTCCATCCCGCCGCAGATCTCCCTGGGCACTGTCCTCGATGCCATTCCGCGCCCCTGGTGGTGGTGGGACTTCCTGACGACCCCGCCGCTCGAGTTCGCCTCCTTAACCTCCACCGGCGGCACCGTGGGCGAGCTGGTCAACAAGGCCATGGATCCCACGATCCAGTTCAGCGATCTGACCACCATCCGGGACATGTGGCCCGGCAAGATCGTGGTCAAGGGCGTGCAGAACCTGCCGGACGCCGTGCAGCTCGCGGAGTCCGGTGTGGATGGCATCATCCTGTCCAACCACGGTGGCCGCCAGCTCGACCGCGCTCCCGTTCCGTTCCAGCTGCTCCCCGAGGTGGTCAAGGAACTCGGCCCCGATTTCGATGTGGCCATGGACACCGGCATCATGCATGGTGCGGACATTGTCGCGGCCATCGCCAAGGGTGCGAAGTTCACCTTCATTGGCCGCGCCTATCTTTACGGCCTCATGGCAGGTGGCGAAGCGGGTGTCATGCGCACCATTCAGATCCTCGAGGAACAGATCCGCCGCACCATGCAGCTCCTCCAGGTCTCCACGCTGGACGAACTCACCCCGGAGCACGTCACCCAGCTCAACACCCTCGACCTCAACCGGGTCAACGGCGTTCCCGCCCAGGAGCAGAACTCACTGCCACGGTAG
- a CDS encoding ECF transporter S component, translated as MTDASPASSGSSGSSSARTPSRQPRRSLSWRGVDIITAAVLGVACGLIFWIWNGVGGAGYSAFDAITPGFGGLFNGGWVLAGVVGGLIIRKPGAALFVELLAATVSALIGNQWGVETLYSGIVEGLGAELIFAIFAYRRFSLWVAMLAGAVAGAAEWALELVTSGNFAMSFSYNAIYLVCTALSGAVLAGIVGYYLVRGLAATGALDRFAAGRERRELV; from the coding sequence ATGACTGACGCTTCTCCTGCATCCTCTGGCTCTTCTGGCTCTTCATCCGCACGCACGCCGTCGCGGCAGCCCCGCCGCTCCCTGTCCTGGCGCGGCGTGGACATCATCACCGCCGCCGTATTGGGCGTGGCCTGCGGGCTGATCTTCTGGATCTGGAACGGCGTGGGCGGCGCCGGTTACTCCGCCTTCGACGCCATCACCCCAGGCTTCGGCGGCCTATTCAATGGTGGCTGGGTCCTCGCGGGCGTTGTCGGCGGACTGATCATCCGCAAGCCCGGCGCCGCCCTGTTCGTGGAACTGCTGGCGGCAACGGTGTCTGCCCTCATCGGTAACCAGTGGGGTGTAGAGACCCTCTACTCCGGCATCGTGGAGGGCCTCGGCGCGGAGCTCATCTTCGCGATCTTCGCCTACCGCCGCTTCTCCCTGTGGGTCGCCATGCTCGCCGGTGCCGTGGCAGGTGCCGCAGAATGGGCGCTCGAGCTGGTCACCAGCGGCAACTTCGCCATGAGCTTCAGCTACAACGCGATCTACCTGGTGTGCACCGCCCTGTCCGGCGCCGTGCTGGCGGGCATCGTGGGCTACTACCTTGTTCGTGGCCTGGCCGCCACGGGCGCGCTGGATCGCTTCGCGGCCGGCCGCGAACGCCGCGAACTGGTCTAG
- a CDS encoding energy-coupling factor transporter transmembrane component T family protein, translating into MNVLRYIDPTTRILAMVLLTTPLLLSIDVVSASVALALTILLAPLCGVGPKALIRRGWPLLVLAPLTGISMLFYGRAGGEEYFSFWLIQVTQNSVSLSIAVMVRVLAVGLPAVILTNQLDPTRLGDGLAQLWRLPSRFVIGAVAGVRLVTLFRQDWNAVDRARRARGLAEDSRWIRLPKQMFALLVLALRRGSKLATAMEARGFGTTTGPDGEPVQRTWARQAHFGWADLAVLGVCLAVSLTALAVAISTGDFRLLGVVGSGG; encoded by the coding sequence GTGAACGTGCTGCGCTACATCGACCCCACCACGCGCATCCTGGCGATGGTGCTGCTCACCACGCCGCTGCTGCTCAGCATCGACGTGGTCTCCGCGAGCGTCGCCCTCGCACTCACTATCCTCCTGGCACCGCTGTGCGGCGTGGGGCCGAAGGCACTGATTCGCCGCGGCTGGCCCCTGCTCGTCCTCGCGCCCCTCACCGGCATCAGCATGCTGTTCTACGGCCGCGCCGGGGGAGAAGAATACTTCAGCTTCTGGCTCATCCAGGTCACCCAGAACTCCGTGAGCCTCAGCATCGCGGTCATGGTCCGCGTGCTCGCCGTGGGCCTGCCCGCCGTGATCCTCACCAACCAGCTCGACCCCACCCGGTTGGGTGACGGTCTGGCACAACTATGGCGCCTACCTTCCCGATTCGTCATCGGCGCGGTGGCGGGCGTGCGGCTCGTCACGCTCTTCCGGCAAGATTGGAACGCCGTGGACCGCGCCCGCCGGGCCAGGGGGCTCGCCGAAGATTCCCGCTGGATCCGGCTACCCAAGCAAATGTTCGCGCTGCTCGTGCTGGCCCTGCGGCGCGGCTCCAAGCTCGCCACGGCCATGGAGGCCCGGGGCTTCGGCACCACCACCGGCCCCGATGGTGAGCCCGTGCAGCGCACCTGGGCCCGGCAGGCGCACTTCGGTTGGGCGGACCTCGCTGTGCTGGGCGTGTGCCTCGCCGTCAGCCTCACAGCACTCGCCGTGGCCATCTCCACTGGGGACTTTAGGCTGCTGGGAGTGGTGGGTAGTGGTGGCTAG
- a CDS encoding ABC transporter ATP-binding protein: protein MYPVEINHFGWRHAGRKNPAIEDITLTIPPGQKVLLLGASGAGKSTLLAGIAGVLGDDDEGEATGEILVGGMPPQQARGRVGMVLQDPDSQVIAARVGDDVVFGCENLGIAREEMWERAAAALRLVGLDTLNSDDPTEDVMERSTARLSGGQKQRLALAGVLAMRPGVIVLDEPTANLDPEGVEEVREAVIRAATDTGATLVIVEHRVETWQDYVDRVIVLAPPSAPRPIVADGVPAAILTRYADDLVAAGIWVPGVPLDIPRLPSSAHDRALVRTEDLTIGWDATTPVRRHLNIGVNQGSTVLRGHNGAGKTTLALTLGGLLAPLAGRVDASATMRTTRRISPAKAQPHTWSSRHLVQRIGYVFQDPEHQFAARTVEEELLLGPKAAGMDAEHAHATAERLLGELGLVHVARANPFTLSGGEKRRLSVATMLATNPALLILDEPTFGQDRRTFSTLVRMLQDLVAGGTALLSISHSAEYTELMGQQILELGDGSGKEH, encoded by the coding sequence GTGTACCCGGTAGAGATCAACCACTTCGGCTGGCGCCACGCCGGACGAAAGAACCCCGCGATCGAGGACATCACCCTCACCATCCCGCCGGGGCAGAAAGTGCTGCTGCTCGGGGCTTCCGGGGCGGGAAAATCCACCCTGCTGGCGGGTATCGCCGGGGTCTTGGGGGATGACGACGAGGGCGAGGCCACGGGCGAGATCCTCGTGGGCGGTATGCCACCGCAGCAAGCCCGGGGCCGCGTGGGCATGGTGCTGCAGGATCCGGATTCCCAGGTCATCGCAGCCCGGGTGGGGGACGACGTTGTTTTCGGCTGCGAGAACCTCGGCATCGCCCGCGAAGAAATGTGGGAGCGCGCCGCGGCTGCGCTGCGGCTCGTGGGGCTGGACACACTGAACAGTGATGACCCCACCGAGGACGTCATGGAGCGCTCCACCGCCCGGCTGTCCGGCGGACAGAAGCAGCGGCTGGCCCTGGCCGGGGTTCTGGCCATGCGCCCCGGCGTAATCGTGCTCGACGAGCCCACCGCGAACCTCGACCCCGAGGGCGTGGAAGAGGTGCGCGAGGCCGTCATCCGCGCCGCCACGGACACCGGCGCCACCCTCGTCATTGTCGAGCACAGGGTAGAGACCTGGCAGGACTACGTCGACCGAGTCATCGTGCTGGCCCCGCCCAGCGCACCCCGGCCCATCGTGGCCGATGGTGTCCCCGCCGCCATCCTCACCCGCTATGCCGACGACCTCGTCGCCGCGGGGATCTGGGTGCCCGGCGTGCCCCTCGACATTCCCCGCCTACCCAGCAGCGCTCACGACCGCGCGCTCGTGCGCACCGAGGATCTCACGATTGGCTGGGACGCCACCACGCCCGTCCGCCGCCACCTCAACATCGGGGTGAACCAGGGCTCCACCGTGCTGCGGGGGCATAACGGCGCGGGTAAGACCACGCTGGCACTCACCCTCGGCGGGCTGCTTGCGCCCCTGGCGGGACGGGTGGACGCCAGCGCGACGATGCGCACGACCCGCCGCATCAGTCCCGCCAAGGCGCAGCCGCACACGTGGTCCTCCCGCCACCTCGTGCAACGCATTGGCTACGTCTTCCAAGACCCCGAGCACCAATTCGCCGCCCGCACCGTGGAAGAAGAACTGTTGCTGGGACCCAAGGCCGCGGGCATGGATGCCGAGCACGCCCACGCCACTGCCGAGAGACTCCTCGGCGAACTCGGCCTAGTCCACGTGGCGCGGGCCAACCCGTTCACACTCTCCGGCGGGGAGAAGCGCCGCCTATCCGTGGCCACCATGCTGGCCACGAACCCGGCGCTGCTCATCCTCGACGAGCCCACCTTCGGCCAGGACCGGCGCACCTTCAGTACCCTCGTGCGGATGCTGCAAGACCTCGTTGCCGGTGGCACAGCACTGCTGTCGATCTCTCACAGTGCCGAGTACACCGAGCTCATGGGCCAACAGATCCTAGAGCTCGGCGACGGTTCCGGAAAGGAGCACTAG
- a CDS encoding chymotrypsin family serine protease, translating to MRTLTKVASATVLTAVTAVGGAGIAAAAGSAHAGSAIFMQSDRGMGRCSLTAVASKDGVDYGVTAGHCLQGNVSRITDVNGEVIANQDDIAAGKAMLDESNGGLNDFAYFRLVKGTEVSNLVYSSPTLGIQPVDQFLVDASSFFALPVGDPVPVTQDMVGQPVCKDGSSTGRTCGVVLNVNVETQEIEALIPAISGDSGAMLHVAGADGKRHPVGTLSSGSPLLFNLFDGTREHLAVEHLNVPAQ from the coding sequence ATGCGCACACTGACCAAGGTGGCCTCCGCTACCGTTCTCACCGCAGTCACCGCCGTGGGCGGCGCAGGCATCGCTGCCGCCGCAGGTTCCGCTCACGCTGGCTCCGCCATCTTTATGCAGAGCGACCGCGGCATGGGCCGTTGCTCCCTCACCGCCGTTGCCTCCAAGGACGGCGTGGACTACGGCGTGACCGCCGGCCACTGCCTGCAGGGCAACGTATCCCGCATCACCGATGTCAACGGTGAGGTCATCGCGAACCAGGATGACATCGCAGCAGGCAAGGCCATGCTGGACGAGAGCAACGGTGGACTGAACGACTTCGCCTACTTCCGTCTCGTCAAGGGCACCGAGGTCTCCAACCTGGTGTACAGCTCCCCGACCCTGGGCATCCAGCCGGTTGACCAGTTCTTGGTCGATGCTTCCAGCTTCTTCGCTCTCCCCGTCGGCGATCCGGTTCCCGTGACCCAGGATATGGTCGGCCAGCCGGTGTGCAAGGACGGCTCCTCGACCGGCCGCACCTGCGGTGTCGTGCTCAACGTCAACGTTGAGACCCAGGAAATCGAAGCCCTCATTCCCGCCATCAGCGGTGACAGCGGCGCCATGCTGCACGTCGCCGGTGCGGACGGCAAGCGCCACCCGGTGGGCACCCTGTCCAGCGGCTCCCCGCTGCTGTTCAACCTCTTCGACGGCACCCGTGAGCACCTGGCCGTAGAGCACCTGAACGTTCCGGCTCAGTAA